The following proteins come from a genomic window of Acetivibrio cellulolyticus CD2:
- a CDS encoding sigma-70 RNA polymerase sigma factor region 4 domain-containing protein: MVNVCKNGLRKRNETILIDSNEEEEYFEDYQREETRHDVFTYLKKLNIHQQEAIKLKYFLDMDYATILWKEVCGI; this comes from the coding sequence TTGGTGAATGTATGTAAGAATGGTTTAAGAAAAAGGAATGAGACGATCCTTATTGATTCTAATGAAGAAGAGGAATATTTTGAGGATTATCAAAGAGAAGAGACCAGACATGATGTATTTACATATTTAAAAAAGTTAAATATACATCAACAGGAAGCAATAAAGCTTAAATACTTTCTTGATATGGACTATGCTACAATATTATGGAAAGAAGTTTGTGGGATATGA
- a CDS encoding transposase, translating into MLQVKSVKKSEWEDVDGCIDLFELPTTDGLWYIIVRTLTKKGDFEYTMLVSNMPLNQMSAVGMFYFYNQRQTIETFFKTCKSVYHIKNLRTRKFDGIHAFLWFVFITNNLLSWFKSTMLSETKLEDVGTKTLVDKLGSLVAEVRRTANKAKRARFFLQLE; encoded by the coding sequence ATGTTACAAGTCAAAAGCGTTAAGAAGTCGGAATGGGAAGATGTTGATGGTTGTATAGATTTATTTGAACTTCCCACTACCGATGGCTTGTGGTATATCATAGTAAGAACCCTTACCAAAAAGGGAGATTTTGAATACACCATGCTAGTGTCTAACATGCCGCTAAATCAAATGTCTGCAGTGGGTATGTTCTATTTTTACAACCAAAGACAAACCATAGAAACTTTTTTTAAGACGTGCAAAAGTGTATACCATATCAAAAACCTTAGAACCAGGAAGTTTGACGGAATACATGCTTTCCTATGGTTTGTTTTCATTACAAATAACTTGTTATCGTGGTTTAAGTCCACAATGCTCTCAGAAACAAAGCTTGAAGATGTTGGCACAAAAACATTGGTAGATAAGCTGGGTTCTCTGGTAGCAGAAGTAAGAAGAACGGCAAATAAAGCTAAGAGAGCCAGATTCTTTTTACAGTTGGAGTAA
- a CDS encoding family 16 glycoside hydrolase has product MKKFILLTLVVSLLLTSFCLTIDANAASNEKFLIIVSNPLLKASNGTQLQQALDQYKADLINEGWLPAQVNVNNVADGSAQKICSTPDQLKEMIRGYYGNGYTGFIMIGSHPAIQTAWFRNKNNTIIDPNDGYYADPCDIYYADMNMGWTVNSGFVSPPLDSSGNYNFSNIAPEMFFGRIYIKGSIVRQSDNSYDTIDNDYKECREVIKYLNKVHSYRIGTGATLTNEEESRYYLYGECSKDHLNSYLDSQFTSVKLNYDPTRSNDEYLYDTLSSQGFKAVFINGHGFINAHNYVDSTLINGTFYNPNPNFLTSDKLRKINVKSRAVLLVPCSSSRYISYKLSTNGNNEDCLGKAYIYNSDYVLNVFGDLAPSNLYYPGSYTNIFNDATNICAGKAAQNFLITNYCYYTMQATFYGDPTIKYKKTKTTSTSMPVVTNYFRNVEVKAGNTVSLPIRIKDSDSSSVNMQIDGLPNTSTITASVPITNSTGTYNLNWTVPTDAATKYFNVTIKLNDSQGNKYEETFKLYVSAIENGMLLNKASGWTISGSGYQLNDSTITPITIPKTTSDPKPCEISLTSGYATLSQELNLEPNRDYKLLYYGVNGLSAPNNASVSIANISNSIPASEFVNFLYKDISFNSGNTGKVSLKISLGSQASPVSGKATLSGFRLVPFYWNMFNMPEFADTNTWQFEESSKWAYEKGELSSEAGEGIKALLKNQAYKNVTVESDVTVSNSTTYSGAGIVLRATNIGSGPDAFKGYTVSIDAFNKAVTLARFNNNCTIAANHLTNILPNKKYHLKVDMIENVIKVYLDDMINPVIVYKDTNPDRDQLLAAGQVGVRNYRTHAHYDNFEVNGVSVPLFGDDFDTDTTGIIPTRLRTVAGESSTNWTVSNKKLKAVAGEGIKAVIKKVNSSEFDSFGNFILSTKINVANETTYSSAGIMFRASNINAGADMFTGYNVTVDAFNNAIILWKLKNNCRWLTQYPMNVQAGVDYDIKIEATDNNIKVYVNNGSTPVINYTDNEADKSEYLQGAIGFRTYRTDVTYDDAIIYGK; this is encoded by the coding sequence ATGAAAAAGTTTATATTGTTAACTTTAGTTGTTTCATTACTGTTAACTAGCTTTTGTTTAACTATTGACGCAAATGCTGCGTCTAACGAAAAGTTCCTGATAATTGTGAGCAACCCTTTATTAAAGGCAAGCAATGGAACTCAGTTACAACAGGCACTTGATCAGTATAAAGCTGATTTGATTAATGAAGGTTGGCTTCCAGCTCAAGTAAATGTCAACAATGTCGCAGATGGGTCCGCGCAAAAAATATGCAGTACACCAGATCAGTTAAAAGAAATGATAAGAGGTTATTATGGAAATGGCTATACCGGCTTTATAATGATTGGCTCACATCCTGCAATACAAACTGCATGGTTTAGAAATAAAAATAATACCATTATAGATCCTAATGACGGTTATTATGCAGATCCTTGTGATATTTATTATGCAGACATGAATATGGGATGGACTGTTAATAGCGGTTTTGTCAGTCCTCCTTTGGATTCCTCCGGTAATTATAATTTCAGCAACATTGCTCCAGAAATGTTTTTCGGGAGAATTTACATAAAAGGTAGTATCGTTAGACAATCGGACAATTCTTACGATACTATTGATAACGATTATAAAGAATGTCGTGAAGTAATTAAGTATTTAAACAAAGTGCATTCATACAGGATTGGCACAGGTGCAACTCTTACAAACGAAGAGGAAAGTAGATATTATTTATATGGGGAGTGTTCAAAGGATCATTTAAATAGTTACTTGGATTCACAATTCACAAGTGTAAAACTAAACTACGATCCAACTAGAAGTAATGATGAATACCTTTACGATACATTAAGCAGTCAGGGTTTTAAAGCAGTTTTTATTAATGGACATGGTTTTATCAATGCCCACAACTATGTTGACAGTACGCTTATAAACGGTACTTTCTATAACCCTAATCCTAATTTTCTAACCTCTGACAAATTGCGCAAAATAAACGTAAAATCAAGGGCGGTTCTTCTTGTTCCCTGTAGTAGTTCAAGATATATTTCCTACAAATTATCTACTAACGGCAATAACGAAGATTGTTTGGGCAAGGCTTATATTTACAACAGTGATTACGTATTAAATGTTTTTGGAGATCTTGCACCTTCGAATCTTTACTACCCTGGTTCCTACACAAATATATTCAACGATGCAACAAATATTTGTGCAGGAAAAGCAGCGCAGAATTTCCTTATAACAAACTATTGTTATTATACTATGCAGGCTACTTTTTATGGTGACCCGACAATAAAATATAAGAAAACTAAAACAACATCAACTTCAATGCCAGTCGTTACAAACTATTTCCGTAACGTTGAAGTAAAAGCCGGAAACACAGTTTCATTGCCTATTAGAATAAAGGATTCAGATAGTTCATCTGTAAATATGCAGATTGATGGGCTTCCAAACACTAGTACAATAACTGCAAGTGTTCCCATTACAAATTCAACTGGAACATATAATTTGAACTGGACTGTTCCAACGGATGCTGCAACTAAATACTTCAATGTTACTATCAAACTCAATGACAGCCAGGGTAATAAATATGAGGAAACATTCAAATTATATGTATCTGCCATAGAAAACGGAATGCTTTTAAATAAGGCTTCAGGTTGGACAATCAGCGGTTCCGGATATCAGCTGAACGATTCTACAATAACACCAATTACTATACCAAAAACCACATCTGATCCAAAACCATGTGAAATTAGCCTCACCAGCGGTTATGCAACTCTTTCACAAGAGTTGAACCTTGAACCTAACAGGGATTATAAACTCTTATACTACGGTGTAAATGGTTTGTCTGCACCTAATAATGCAAGTGTATCTATTGCAAATATAAGCAACAGCATACCTGCAAGTGAATTTGTAAATTTCCTCTATAAAGATATATCCTTTAACTCGGGTAATACAGGAAAAGTCAGTTTAAAGATATCATTAGGTTCACAAGCTTCACCTGTGAGTGGTAAAGCAACATTATCCGGATTCAGACTGGTGCCTTTTTACTGGAATATGTTTAATATGCCTGAATTTGCAGACACAAATACATGGCAGTTTGAGGAATCCTCAAAATGGGCTTATGAGAAAGGCGAATTGAGCAGTGAAGCTGGTGAAGGTATAAAAGCATTGCTAAAAAACCAAGCTTATAAAAATGTTACTGTTGAAAGTGATGTTACAGTATCAAACAGTACAACATACTCTGGGGCTGGTATAGTGTTAAGAGCTACAAATATAGGATCAGGGCCGGATGCTTTCAAAGGGTACACTGTTTCCATAGATGCCTTCAACAAGGCAGTAACACTTGCTAGATTCAATAACAACTGCACTATTGCAGCAAATCATCTCACAAATATATTGCCCAACAAGAAGTATCATCTAAAAGTAGACATGATAGAAAACGTAATTAAAGTATACTTGGATGACATGATAAACCCTGTTATTGTTTATAAAGATACCAATCCCGACAGAGATCAGTTACTTGCTGCCGGGCAGGTAGGCGTGAGAAATTACCGAACCCACGCACACTATGATAATTTCGAGGTAAACGGAGTGTCTGTTCCATTATTTGGGGATGATTTTGACACTGATACTACGGGCATAATTCCAACAAGACTGCGGACTGTTGCCGGAGAAAGCAGCACAAACTGGACAGTAAGTAATAAGAAATTAAAGGCCGTTGCCGGAGAAGGAATAAAAGCTGTAATCAAAAAAGTAAACAGTTCTGAATTTGATTCGTTTGGGAATTTTATACTTAGCACTAAAATAAATGTAGCAAACGAAACTACCTATTCCTCAGCAGGTATAATGTTTAGAGCAAGCAATATAAATGCAGGTGCAGATATGTTCACAGGCTATAATGTTACTGTTGATGCTTTTAATAATGCTATTATCCTTTGGAAATTAAAAAACAACTGCAGATGGTTAACTCAATATCCAATGAATGTCCAGGCAGGTGTTGATTATGATATTAAAATTGAAGCTACAGATAATAATATAAAAGTATATGTTAACAATGGCTCAACACCTGTAATAAACTATACAGATAATGAAGCCGATAAATCAGAATATCTCCAAGGAGCTATTGGTTTCAGAACTTACCGTACAGATGTCACTTATGATGATGCAATTATATACGGTAAGTAA